From a region of the Pirellulales bacterium genome:
- a CDS encoding DUF1501 domain-containing protein → MTPDDNLSGFNHLSQSAGDLPVTFQHAATLRQLRLSRRRALQIGGLGMLGLTMQHFLPAGITSSGLLTPGTARAMEPLPARKPTAKSVVFLFQWGGPTQFETFDMKPDAPDGIRGQFRPMSSVVPGMPVCDKLPNMAKIMDQVTLIKSMTHTMKNHNSAAYYALTGKAPPVDDIRLRDTIELFPAYGSIVDHLSPNAPGVPTFAALPHVISDGSVSPGQHASFLGKRHDPLLVTEDPNGADFRLPELSLPSDVSVERLRDRRALQALIDDQLRLREQSTAAKNMDETYAKALALITNDAVKRAFDLSSESAAMRDRYGRTTYGQSLLLARRLVQAGVKFINVYFAQGIGGQSTKEGGWDTHGFNNTHMYPIIEKFHLPLLDQTLPVFLTDLREQGLLDDTLVVWVGEFGRTPKLNGQASRDHWPQCYTALLAGGGTKRGFVYGSSDKDGAYPASDPVRPDDLAATMFAALGLSPETEVRDAQQRPLAIAGRVVEEVFA, encoded by the coding sequence GCTGCAGATCGGTGGCCTGGGGATGCTGGGCCTGACGATGCAGCATTTTTTGCCTGCGGGAATAACTTCCTCGGGCCTATTGACTCCCGGCACCGCCCGGGCCATGGAACCCCTCCCCGCCCGCAAGCCCACCGCCAAAAGCGTGGTGTTTCTATTTCAATGGGGGGGGCCCACGCAGTTTGAAACATTCGACATGAAGCCCGATGCGCCGGACGGCATTCGCGGGCAATTTCGCCCGATGTCCAGCGTCGTGCCGGGAATGCCTGTTTGTGACAAATTGCCCAACATGGCCAAGATCATGGACCAGGTCACGCTGATCAAAAGCATGACCCACACCATGAAAAACCATAACTCCGCCGCGTACTACGCCCTGACGGGCAAGGCTCCGCCGGTGGACGACATCCGTCTGCGGGACACCATCGAGCTATTTCCCGCGTACGGCTCCATCGTCGATCATCTGTCCCCCAACGCGCCGGGCGTCCCCACGTTTGCCGCGCTGCCGCATGTGATTAGCGATGGCTCCGTCTCTCCCGGACAGCACGCCAGCTTTCTGGGCAAGCGGCACGATCCGCTATTGGTGACCGAAGACCCCAACGGGGCTGATTTTCGCCTGCCGGAATTGAGCCTGCCTTCCGATGTGTCGGTTGAGCGGCTACGGGACCGCCGCGCGCTGCAAGCTCTCATTGACGATCAGTTGCGTCTGCGCGAGCAATCGACCGCGGCCAAGAACATGGACGAAACCTATGCCAAGGCCCTGGCGCTCATCACTAATGACGCCGTCAAGCGGGCGTTTGACCTCTCCAGCGAATCCGCCGCCATGCGCGACCGCTACGGCCGCACCACCTATGGCCAGAGCCTGCTCCTGGCCCGCCGCTTGGTCCAGGCGGGCGTGAAATTTATCAATGTTTACTTTGCCCAGGGGATCGGCGGTCAAAGCACCAAAGAAGGGGGCTGGGACACGCACGGCTTTAATAACACACACATGTATCCCATTATCGAAAAATTCCACCTGCCGCTGCTGGACCAGACGCTGCCGGTTTTTTTGACCGACCTGCGGGAACAGGGGCTGCTGGACGACACACTGGTCGTCTGGGTGGGTGAGTTTGGCCGCACGCCCAAGCTGAATGGGCAGGCCAGCCGGGACCATTGGCCGCAGTGTTACACGGCGCTCTTGGCGGGCGGGGGAACCAAGCGCGGTTTTGTATACGGCAGCAGCGACAAGGACGGGGCGTATCCCGCCAGCGACCCGGTCCGCCCAGACGACTTGGCGGCGACCATGTTCGCGGCCCTGGGCCTGTCGCCGGAAACTGAAGTGCGGGACGCGCAGCAGCGTCCCTTGGCGATCGCGGGGCGGGTGGTGGAAGAGGTATTTGCGTGA